The following proteins come from a genomic window of Pseudomonas sp. Z8(2022):
- a CDS encoding FAD-binding oxidoreductase encodes MRRWNGWGDEATEVELPAHGEAFLADLVGPGQRLADASLEAVLARVPASRLSPHPLISVDAEVRVRHARGQSLPDWLAMRSGDFGQFPDGVACPESAEQIRDLLAWAQQHDVTLIPYGGGTSVAGHINPQAGQRPVLTLSLERMTRLLEVDEDSLIATFGPGANGPQVESQLRARGYTLGHFPQSWELSTLGGWVASRSSGQQSLRYGRIEQLFAGGKLETFAGTLNIPTFPASAAGPDLRELVMGSEGRFGVISEVRVRISRLAEQERFYAVFLPDWQQALSAIRSLAQARVPLSMLRLSNAIETRTQLALAGHPQQIALLEKYLALRGARDSKCMLTFGVTGSRTQNTASLKQARRLLKGFGGVFTGTLLGKKWEQNRFRFPYLRHGLWERGYLVDTLETATDWSNVDNLLNRVEASLREELAGDDERVHVFTHLSHVYGEGSSIYTTYVFRPGNDYTEAMLRWRRLKAAASRAIAENRGTISHQHGVGRDHAPYLAAEKGELGMATLRSLAMHFDPDQRLAPGVLLQD; translated from the coding sequence ATGCGACGCTGGAACGGATGGGGTGACGAGGCGACCGAAGTGGAACTGCCGGCCCATGGTGAGGCGTTTCTCGCCGACCTGGTAGGGCCTGGTCAGCGTCTGGCCGATGCCAGCCTGGAGGCTGTGCTGGCGCGTGTGCCGGCCTCGCGCCTGTCGCCGCATCCGCTGATCAGCGTTGATGCCGAAGTGCGTGTGCGTCACGCCCGTGGTCAGAGCCTGCCGGACTGGCTGGCCATGCGCTCGGGCGATTTTGGCCAGTTTCCCGATGGTGTCGCCTGCCCTGAAAGCGCCGAGCAGATTCGTGATCTGCTGGCCTGGGCGCAGCAGCATGACGTGACCCTGATTCCCTACGGCGGCGGCACCTCGGTGGCCGGCCATATCAACCCGCAGGCCGGTCAGCGCCCGGTGCTGACCCTGTCGCTGGAGCGCATGACGCGCCTGCTGGAAGTCGACGAGGACAGCCTGATCGCCACCTTCGGCCCCGGCGCCAACGGCCCGCAAGTGGAAAGCCAGCTGCGCGCGCGCGGCTATACCCTGGGACATTTTCCGCAGTCCTGGGAGTTGTCGACCCTTGGCGGCTGGGTCGCCAGTCGTTCCAGTGGTCAGCAGTCGTTGCGCTATGGACGCATCGAGCAGCTGTTTGCCGGCGGCAAGCTGGAAACCTTCGCAGGAACTCTGAACATACCCACATTCCCGGCTTCGGCCGCCGGACCCGACCTGCGCGAGCTGGTAATGGGCTCGGAAGGGCGCTTCGGGGTGATCTCCGAAGTACGCGTACGCATCAGTCGCCTGGCTGAGCAGGAGCGTTTCTATGCGGTGTTCCTGCCCGACTGGCAGCAGGCGCTGAGCGCCATTCGCAGCCTGGCCCAGGCGCGTGTGCCGCTGTCCATGCTGCGCCTGTCCAACGCCATCGAAACCCGTACCCAGCTGGCCCTGGCTGGTCACCCGCAACAGATCGCCCTGCTGGAGAAATACCTGGCCCTGCGCGGCGCCCGTGACAGCAAGTGCATGCTGACTTTCGGCGTCACTGGCAGCCGGACGCAGAACACCGCCTCGCTGAAACAGGCGCGGCGCCTGCTGAAAGGCTTTGGCGGCGTGTTCACCGGCACTCTGCTGGGCAAGAAGTGGGAGCAGAACCGTTTCCGTTTCCCTTATCTGCGCCATGGCCTGTGGGAGCGCGGCTACCTGGTGGACACCCTGGAAACCGCCACCGACTGGTCGAATGTCGACAACCTGTTGAACAGGGTCGAGGCCAGCCTGCGTGAAGAGCTGGCCGGCGATGACGAGCGAGTGCACGTATTCACTCACCTGTCGCACGTTTATGGTGAAGGGTCGAGCATCTACACCACCTACGTGTTCCGTCCCGGTAACGACTACACCGAGGCCATGCTGCGCTGGCGGCGGCTCAAGGCCGCGGCCAGCCGCGCCATCGCAGAAAACCGCGGCACCATCAGCCACCAGCATGGTGTCGGTCGCGACCACGCTCCGTATCTGGCGGCGGAGAAGGGGGAGCTGGGCATGGCCACGCTGCGCAGTCTTGCCATGCATTTCGACCCTGATCAGCGCCTGGCTCCCGGCGTGTTGCTGCAGGACTGA
- a CDS encoding glycerol-3-phosphate dehydrogenase/oxidase yields MEPWNAAWRTRALPELAARDWDLLVIGGGICGAGILREAARRGWRCLLLEQRDFAWGTSSRSSKMVHGGLRYVAKGQLRLTRDSVRERQRLLGEAPGLVEPLSFVMPHYRGGFPGPKVFGGLLSLYDALAGKRNHLFYPLQQLRYLAPGIREDGLLGGTRFFDAVTDDARLVQRVLGEARAEGGEALNGMRVVELLREAGRVVGVLAEDVETGRQYRLRSRAVAQATGAWADRLRQSGNGRVRPLRGSHLLLPGWRLPVAHAFSFMHASDGRPVFVFPWEGATVIGTTDLDHTADLDAEAAIGNEEVDYLLAACSQQFPAAQVGRGDVLSTWAGVRPVVSDDDSALKPSDEKREHALWIEPGSVTLAGGKLTTFRLLALEVLRACAGFVGKAVDDRGCAVFRDGTPPAMPHLSQAQQRRLLGRHGRQLKEVLRLITEIGGDCVAGTDTLWTELAWAAEGELVLHLDDLLLRRTRLGLLLAEGGRAELPRIRALCQPRLGWSDARWQQEEGDYLALWQRCYSLPQGG; encoded by the coding sequence ATGGAGCCCTGGAACGCCGCCTGGCGCACGCGCGCGCTGCCTGAGCTGGCTGCTCGCGACTGGGATCTGCTGGTAATCGGCGGCGGCATCTGCGGCGCCGGTATCCTCCGTGAGGCGGCGCGGCGTGGCTGGCGCTGCCTGCTGCTGGAACAGCGCGACTTCGCCTGGGGCACCTCCAGCCGCTCCTCGAAGATGGTGCACGGCGGCTTGCGCTACGTCGCCAAGGGCCAGCTACGGCTGACTCGCGACTCGGTGCGCGAGCGCCAGCGTCTGCTCGGCGAGGCGCCGGGGCTGGTGGAGCCGTTGAGCTTCGTCATGCCGCATTATCGCGGCGGTTTTCCCGGGCCGAAGGTGTTCGGCGGCCTGCTCAGTCTGTATGACGCTCTGGCCGGCAAGCGCAATCATCTGTTCTACCCGCTGCAGCAGCTGCGTTACCTGGCACCGGGCATACGTGAAGATGGCCTGCTGGGGGGAACGCGTTTCTTCGATGCGGTGACCGACGATGCGCGTCTGGTGCAGCGCGTGCTCGGCGAGGCGCGCGCCGAAGGCGGCGAGGCGCTCAATGGCATGCGCGTGGTCGAGCTGCTGCGCGAGGCGGGCAGGGTGGTCGGTGTGCTCGCCGAGGATGTGGAAACGGGCAGGCAGTATCGCCTGCGCAGCCGCGCCGTGGCGCAGGCCACCGGTGCCTGGGCCGACCGTCTGCGCCAGTCAGGCAATGGTCGTGTCCGTCCGCTGCGTGGCAGTCATCTGCTGCTGCCAGGCTGGCGCCTGCCGGTAGCACATGCCTTCAGCTTCATGCATGCAAGCGATGGCCGGCCGGTATTCGTTTTCCCCTGGGAGGGGGCAACGGTGATCGGCACCACCGATCTGGATCACACCGCTGACCTGGATGCCGAGGCAGCGATCGGCAACGAAGAAGTCGATTACCTGCTGGCCGCCTGTTCCCAGCAGTTCCCCGCTGCTCAGGTGGGGCGTGGCGATGTGCTGTCGACCTGGGCGGGCGTAAGGCCGGTGGTGAGCGATGACGACAGCGCACTGAAACCCTCGGATGAAAAGCGCGAGCATGCGCTGTGGATCGAACCGGGTAGCGTGACCCTGGCTGGCGGCAAGCTGACCACCTTCCGCTTGCTGGCGCTGGAGGTGCTGCGGGCCTGTGCGGGATTCGTCGGCAAAGCGGTGGATGATCGTGGTTGCGCCGTATTTCGTGACGGTACGCCGCCGGCCATGCCGCACCTGAGCCAGGCGCAGCAACGCCGCCTGCTTGGCCGCCATGGCCGGCAACTGAAGGAGGTGCTGCGCCTGATTACGGAGATTGGCGGCGACTGCGTCGCCGGCACCGATACCCTGTGGACCGAACTGGCCTGGGCTGCCGAAGGCGAACTGGTGCTGCACCTGGACGATCTGCTGCTACGCCGCACGCGCCTCGGCCTGCTGCTGGCTGAAGGCGGTCGTGCAGAACTGCCACGTATCCGCGCACTGTGCCAGCCGCGCCTGGGCTGGAGTGATGCGCGCTGGCAGCAGGAAGAGGGTGATTACCTGGCGCTGTGGCAGCGCTGTTACAGCCTGCCGCAGGGGGGATGA
- a CDS encoding transglycosylase SLT domain-containing protein — protein MRSRFFSVVSCLILATTGIASVEAASLTQQRQYYDEAKRALAKGDSGPYRQYASALRDYPLTPYLAYDELTNRLKSASNAEIEKFLADHGDLPQANWMKLRWLRWLAERGEWKPFLDHYDPALNFTELDCLYGQYLLSHGQTAEGNATAEKLWLVGKSQPNACDPLFERWAASGQLTEQRRWQRTKLAVESGNYGLANFLIKGMPTLGERGKLMVEVAQKPQLLKNTARFAPADEAMSDVVGIGLRRLARQEPEEALALLDGYAQRMKFSADEQVAIARQVGLRLAQRFDLRGLQVMAKYDPQLRDNTVSEWRARLLLRHGRWEEAYQLTQKMPAELASSNRWRYWNARSLQLAQPNSQQPAVLYQALAKERDFYGFMAADQVKAPYSLNNQPLVLDPKVVQKVRNTAGIKRAMEFHARGQIVDGRREWYHVSRLFSRDELVAQARLAYEMEWYFPAIRTISQAQYWDDLDVRFPMAHRDELVREARRRDLHSSWVFAITRQESAFMADARSHVGAMGLMQLMPATAKETARKFGIPLASPQQALNPDLNIQLGAAYLSQVYGQFNGNRILASAAYNAGPGRVRQWLRGANHLSYDVWVENIPFDETRQYVQNVLSYSVIYGQKLGAPHPLVAWNERFFDDQ, from the coding sequence ATGCGCAGTCGCTTTTTCTCCGTTGTTTCCTGTCTGATCCTTGCCACCACCGGCATCGCCAGCGTCGAAGCCGCCAGCCTCACCCAGCAGCGTCAGTACTACGATGAAGCCAAGCGCGCCCTGGCAAAGGGGGACAGCGGCCCTTACCGCCAGTACGCCAGTGCCCTGCGCGACTACCCGCTGACGCCTTATCTGGCCTATGACGAGCTGACCAATCGCCTCAAATCGGCAAGCAACGCCGAGATCGAGAAATTCCTCGCCGACCATGGCGACCTGCCCCAGGCCAACTGGATGAAGCTGCGCTGGTTGCGCTGGCTGGCCGAACGAGGCGAATGGAAGCCCTTCCTCGACCATTACGACCCGGCACTCAATTTCACCGAACTGGACTGTCTGTACGGCCAATACCTGTTGAGCCATGGCCAGACCGCCGAAGGCAATGCCACTGCCGAGAAGCTCTGGCTGGTCGGCAAATCCCAGCCCAATGCCTGCGACCCGCTTTTCGAGCGCTGGGCCGCCAGCGGCCAACTCACCGAGCAGCGTCGCTGGCAGCGCACCAAGCTGGCCGTGGAAAGCGGCAACTACGGCCTGGCGAACTTCCTGATCAAGGGCATGCCAACGCTCGGCGAGCGCGGCAAGCTGATGGTCGAAGTCGCACAGAAACCGCAACTGCTGAAGAACACAGCGCGCTTCGCTCCCGCCGACGAGGCCATGAGCGATGTGGTCGGCATTGGTCTGCGTCGTCTGGCCCGGCAGGAGCCCGAAGAAGCCCTGGCCCTGCTCGACGGTTACGCCCAACGCATGAAATTTTCCGCCGATGAACAGGTCGCCATCGCCCGCCAGGTCGGTCTGCGCCTGGCACAACGCTTCGACCTGCGCGGCCTGCAGGTCATGGCCAAGTACGATCCGCAACTGCGTGACAACACCGTCAGCGAGTGGCGCGCCCGCCTGCTGCTGCGCCATGGCCGCTGGGAAGAGGCCTATCAGCTGACCCAGAAGATGCCGGCCGAACTGGCCAGTAGCAACCGCTGGCGTTACTGGAACGCGCGCAGCCTGCAACTGGCGCAGCCCAACAGCCAGCAACCGGCAGTGCTGTACCAGGCATTGGCCAAGGAGCGCGATTTCTACGGGTTCATGGCCGCCGATCAGGTCAAGGCGCCCTACTCCCTGAACAACCAGCCACTGGTGCTCGATCCCAAGGTGGTGCAGAAAGTGCGCAACACCGCCGGCATCAAGCGAGCCATGGAGTTTCATGCGCGCGGCCAGATCGTCGACGGCCGTCGCGAGTGGTATCACGTCAGCCGTCTGTTCAGCCGTGACGAACTGGTGGCGCAGGCGCGCCTGGCCTACGAAATGGAATGGTATTTCCCGGCCATCCGCACCATCAGCCAGGCCCAGTACTGGGACGATCTGGACGTGCGCTTCCCCATGGCCCATCGCGACGAACTGGTCCGCGAAGCCAGACGCCGCGACCTGCACTCGAGCTGGGTGTTCGCCATCACCCGCCAGGAAAGCGCCTTCATGGCCGACGCCCGCTCTCACGTCGGTGCCATGGGCCTGATGCAACTGATGCCGGCAACGGCCAAGGAAACCGCGCGCAAGTTCGGCATCCCCCTGGCCTCACCGCAGCAGGCGCTCAACCCGGACCTCAACATCCAGCTCGGCGCTGCCTACCTGAGCCAGGTGTATGGCCAGTTCAACGGCAACCGCATTCTCGCCTCGGCTGCCTACAACGCAGGCCCCGGCCGGGTACGCCAGTGGTTGCGCGGCGCCAACCACCTCAGTTACGACGTCTGGGTGGAGAACATCCCGTTCGACGAAACCCGCCAGTACGTGCAGAACGTGCTGTCCTACTCGGTGATCTACGGCCAGAAGCTGGGCGCGCCGCACCCGCTAGTGGCGTGGAACGAGCGCTTCTTCGACGATCAGTAA
- a CDS encoding pirin family protein, which yields MIDVRPFEQLGGANHGWLNARHHFSFAEYYDAERMNWGRLRVWNDDEIAPHSGFPPHPHRDMEIITYVREGAISHEDNLGNKGRTEAGDVQVMSAGTGIAHSEYNLEDETTKIFQIWIQPNQAGLPPSWGAKPFPKGDRSGSFVTLASGFEEDIDALRIRTDARLVAATINAGESAEYRLQPGRKAYLVGATGVFSVNGVAAKARDGVAVADVEVIRVEAQEDSEIVLVDVA from the coding sequence ATGATCGATGTACGTCCGTTCGAACAACTCGGTGGCGCCAACCACGGCTGGCTGAATGCCCGCCATCACTTTTCCTTCGCCGAATACTACGACGCCGAGCGAATGAACTGGGGGCGCCTGCGCGTCTGGAATGACGACGAGATCGCCCCGCACTCGGGCTTTCCGCCGCATCCGCATCGCGACATGGAGATCATCACCTACGTACGCGAAGGGGCCATCAGCCATGAGGACAACCTGGGCAACAAGGGCCGTACCGAGGCCGGCGACGTGCAGGTGATGAGCGCCGGTACCGGTATCGCTCACAGCGAGTACAACCTGGAGGACGAAACCACCAAGATCTTCCAGATCTGGATTCAGCCGAACCAGGCCGGCCTGCCGCCTTCCTGGGGAGCCAAACCGTTTCCCAAAGGCGACCGTTCGGGTTCCTTCGTCACCCTGGCCAGCGGCTTCGAAGAAGATATTGACGCCCTGCGCATCCGCACCGATGCCAGGCTGGTGGCTGCCACCATCAACGCGGGAGAGAGCGCCGAATACCGCCTACAGCCGGGTCGCAAGGCCTATCTGGTCGGCGCGACCGGGGTATTCAGCGTCAACGGTGTGGCCGCCAAAGCACGTGACGGCGTGGCCGTTGCGGATGTCGAGGTGATCCGCGTCGAAGCACAGGAAGACAGCGAGATCGTACTGGTGGATGTCGCCTGA
- a CDS encoding chemotaxis protein CheV, with amino-acid sequence MAGILDSVDQRTQLVGENRLEILMFRLAGRQLFAINVFKVQEVLQMPKLTLMPQRHRFVCGVVNLRGQTLPVIDLSQAIGMRPLVPDERSTIIVTEYNRSVQAFLVGSVDRILNLNWESIQPPPGGAGRQHYLTAITKVDEQIVEVIDVEKVLAEIVPMSTRVSAEKLADPLLEKARGREVLLVDDSSVALSQLRDTLSQLGIRMHMASDGLKALNLLKKWADTGEVMTDKLLMVFTDAEMPEMDGYRLTSEIRHDPRLKDLYVVLHTSLSGSFNEAMVKKVGCDNFLSKFQPDKLVDVIRQRLELDEPR; translated from the coding sequence ATGGCCGGCATTCTCGATTCAGTGGATCAACGCACGCAACTGGTCGGCGAGAACCGTCTGGAAATTCTCATGTTCCGCCTGGCCGGCCGGCAGTTGTTCGCCATCAACGTGTTCAAGGTGCAGGAAGTCCTGCAGATGCCCAAGCTGACGCTGATGCCGCAACGTCATCGCTTCGTCTGTGGCGTGGTCAACCTGCGTGGCCAGACCCTGCCGGTGATCGACCTGTCACAGGCCATCGGCATGCGCCCGCTGGTGCCGGATGAGCGCAGCACCATCATCGTTACCGAGTACAACCGCTCTGTGCAGGCCTTTCTGGTTGGCAGCGTGGATCGCATCCTCAACCTCAACTGGGAGTCGATCCAGCCACCGCCCGGCGGTGCCGGCCGCCAGCATTACCTGACTGCGATCACCAAGGTTGATGAGCAGATCGTCGAGGTCATCGACGTGGAAAAAGTGCTGGCCGAGATCGTACCGATGAGTACCAGAGTGTCCGCGGAAAAACTCGCCGACCCTCTGCTGGAAAAGGCGCGCGGTCGTGAAGTGCTGCTGGTGGACGACTCCAGCGTCGCGCTCAGCCAGTTGCGCGATACCCTGTCGCAGCTGGGCATCCGTATGCACATGGCCAGTGACGGTCTGAAGGCGCTCAATCTGCTGAAGAAATGGGCCGATACCGGCGAGGTGATGACCGACAAGCTGCTGATGGTCTTCACCGATGCCGAGATGCCGGAGATGGATGGTTATCGCCTCACCAGTGAAATCCGCCACGACCCGCGTCTCAAGGACCTCTACGTGGTGCTGCATACCTCGCTGTCCGGCAGCTTCAACGAGGCCATGGTGAAGAAGGTCGGCTGCGACAACTTCCTCTCCAAATTTCAGCCGGACAAACTGGTGGATGTGATCCGTCAGCGCCTTGAGCTGGACGAACCTCGCTGA
- a CDS encoding MOSC domain-containing protein, giving the protein MPSLSGLYRYPLKSGRGEALQRSAVDALGLHGDRRWMLVDADNGRFITQRLLPQMSQLSAVYDARGGLILSAPGQDDLSVALPDPDQDLRGVIIWRDSLRVPDAGDEAAEWLSALLGKACRLVQVPEGRARQVDTGYAQPGDRVAFADGFPLLLIGQASLDDLSQRVGQPLSMLRFRPNLVVTGSEPYAEDSWKRIRIGELEFEVAKGCARCILTTVDPQTGERDARREPLATLKTYRERGGDVFFGQNLLPRGVGELQLGMTVQVLE; this is encoded by the coding sequence ATGCCGAGTCTCTCGGGGCTGTACCGTTATCCGCTCAAGTCCGGTCGTGGCGAGGCCTTGCAGCGCAGCGCGGTCGACGCCCTCGGGCTGCATGGTGATCGGCGCTGGATGCTGGTCGACGCCGACAACGGCCGTTTCATCACCCAACGCCTGCTACCGCAGATGAGTCAGTTGAGCGCCGTATATGATGCGCGCGGAGGCCTCATCCTGAGTGCACCCGGTCAGGACGATCTTTCCGTGGCACTTCCCGACCCCGACCAGGACCTGCGCGGCGTCATCATCTGGCGCGACAGCCTGCGGGTGCCGGATGCCGGCGACGAGGCTGCCGAATGGCTCAGCGCCCTGCTGGGCAAGGCCTGCCGTCTGGTGCAGGTGCCCGAAGGACGCGCTCGTCAGGTCGATACCGGCTATGCCCAGCCGGGTGACCGTGTGGCCTTCGCCGATGGTTTCCCGCTGCTGCTGATCGGCCAGGCCTCGCTGGACGATCTGTCCCAACGTGTCGGTCAGCCGCTCTCGATGCTGCGTTTCCGCCCCAATCTGGTGGTCACCGGCAGCGAGCCTTACGCCGAAGACAGCTGGAAGCGCATCCGCATCGGAGAGCTGGAGTTCGAAGTGGCCAAGGGCTGCGCCCGTTGCATCCTTACCACCGTCGATCCGCAGACCGGTGAGCGCGATGCACGGCGCGAACCGCTGGCCACGCTCAAGACCTATCGTGAGCGCGGCGGTGATGTGTTCTTCGGGCAGAACCTGCTGCCGCGCGGTGTCGGCGAATTGCAGCTGGGTATGACGGTGCAGGTGCTGGAATAG
- a CDS encoding FGGY-family carbohydrate kinase, which translates to MSEPSYLLSIDNGTQSVRALLFDTKGNLLAKGKVELDPYFSSEPGWAEQDPEYYWASLGEACRLLWQQVDIDRSQIKGVAVTTQRGSIIHVDEQGAPLRPAILWLDQRRAEVKGRIKGLWGWLFKLARAEEAVNHFRGQAEVNWVAQHQPDIAARTHKVLLLSGFLTHRLCGRFVDSTSSCVAYLPFDYKRLRWAAPGDWKWQALSVRPEQLPELFRPGERLGQISAEASRHTGIPEGLPLIAAGADKACEVLGSGAMEPGTACLSYGTTATINTTRSRYLETVRLIPPYPAALPDHFNTEVMIYRGFWMVSWFKREFGLREMQRAEALGVSPEALFDELVNAVPPGSMGLMLQPYWTPGIREPGLEAKGSIIGFGDVHTRAHLYRAILEGLAYALCQGRERIEKRSGTRIKRLRVSGGGAQSDAAMQLTADIFGLPAERPHLYETSGLGAAINCAVGLGLHADYPSAIAAMTRVGQVFLPNPAAQRTYEQLYGQVYQRMYRQLKPLYQRIRKITGYPA; encoded by the coding sequence TTGAGCGAACCAAGCTACCTGCTGAGCATCGACAACGGCACCCAGAGCGTGCGTGCGCTGCTGTTCGATACCAAGGGCAATCTGCTCGCCAAGGGCAAGGTCGAACTCGACCCCTATTTCTCCAGCGAGCCGGGGTGGGCCGAGCAGGACCCGGAGTACTACTGGGCCAGCCTCGGCGAGGCCTGCCGGTTGCTGTGGCAGCAGGTGGACATCGATCGCAGTCAGATCAAGGGCGTCGCCGTGACAACCCAGCGCGGCAGCATCATCCATGTCGACGAGCAGGGCGCGCCGTTGCGTCCGGCGATTCTCTGGCTCGATCAGCGTCGTGCCGAGGTAAAGGGGCGCATCAAGGGCCTGTGGGGCTGGCTGTTCAAGCTGGCGCGGGCCGAGGAGGCAGTGAATCACTTCCGTGGTCAGGCCGAGGTCAACTGGGTTGCCCAGCATCAGCCGGACATCGCTGCGCGCACGCACAAGGTGCTGTTGCTTTCGGGGTTTCTCACCCATCGTCTGTGTGGTCGCTTCGTCGATTCGACCAGCAGTTGCGTGGCCTACCTGCCGTTCGACTACAAGCGCCTGCGCTGGGCTGCGCCCGGCGACTGGAAGTGGCAGGCACTTTCCGTACGCCCCGAGCAACTGCCGGAGCTGTTCAGGCCGGGAGAGAGACTGGGCCAGATCAGCGCCGAGGCCAGCCGTCATACCGGCATTCCCGAGGGCCTGCCGCTGATTGCCGCCGGTGCCGACAAGGCCTGCGAGGTGCTGGGTTCCGGTGCTATGGAGCCCGGCACTGCCTGCCTTTCGTACGGCACCACCGCGACCATCAACACCACACGCAGTCGTTATCTGGAAACCGTTCGCCTGATTCCACCCTATCCGGCGGCCCTGCCGGATCACTTCAATACCGAGGTGATGATCTACCGCGGCTTCTGGATGGTCAGCTGGTTCAAGCGCGAGTTCGGCCTGCGTGAGATGCAGCGTGCCGAGGCGCTGGGTGTGTCGCCCGAGGCGCTGTTCGACGAACTGGTCAACGCCGTGCCGCCCGGCTCAATGGGGCTGATGTTGCAGCCATACTGGACGCCGGGCATCCGCGAACCGGGACTGGAGGCCAAGGGCTCGATCATCGGTTTTGGTGATGTGCACACCCGCGCGCATCTCTACCGCGCCATTCTCGAAGGCCTGGCCTACGCCCTGTGTCAGGGCAGGGAACGTATCGAAAAACGCTCCGGCACACGTATCAAGCGCCTGCGTGTATCTGGCGGGGGCGCGCAGAGCGATGCGGCGATGCAACTGACGGCCGACATCTTCGGCCTGCCCGCCGAGCGACCGCATCTGTACGAAACCAGCGGCCTGGGCGCGGCGATCAACTGCGCGGTGGGCCTGGGGTTGCATGCCGATTACCCGAGCGCCATCGCCGCCATGACCCGGGTCGGCCAGGTGTTCCTGCCCAACCCGGCTGCACAGCGTACTTACGAGCAACTCTACGGACAGGTCTACCAGCGCATGTATCGCCAGCTCAAGCCGCTGTACCAGCGCATTCGCAAGATCACCGGTTATCCGGCGTAA
- the yegS gene encoding lipid kinase YegS has product MRERKAWLILHGKQALNEEVRAAVNGLRERGWDLAVRLTWEGGDAERLVREGLAAGYPTLIAGGGDGTLRDVVEALIKVRGAASLALLPLGTANDFANAAGVPLTPAAALTLLDVEPVAVDVGMAGERAFLNMATGGFGSNVTANTSEDLKKVLGGAAYLLTGLSRFSEVRAAAGRFHGPDFEWQGEFLALGIGNGRQAGGGHLLCPDATIDDGLLDVCIVPAAQDVVSTLGTLLTGGMRGLQSVAISARLPWLEVEALEGLDLNLDGEPMESKRLRFSAQPGALRLHLPDHSPLLTGQAPGAEA; this is encoded by the coding sequence ATGCGCGAACGCAAGGCATGGCTGATCCTGCATGGCAAGCAGGCGTTGAATGAGGAAGTGAGGGCGGCCGTGAACGGCCTGCGTGAGCGTGGCTGGGATCTGGCGGTTCGCCTGACTTGGGAAGGCGGCGATGCCGAACGTCTGGTGCGTGAAGGGCTGGCGGCGGGTTATCCGACCCTGATCGCCGGTGGCGGTGACGGTACCCTGCGCGATGTGGTCGAGGCGTTGATCAAGGTGCGGGGGGCGGCCAGCCTGGCCTTGTTGCCACTGGGTACGGCCAACGACTTCGCCAACGCAGCCGGTGTGCCACTGACGCCGGCTGCGGCGCTGACGCTGCTCGATGTGGAGCCGGTAGCGGTGGACGTGGGCATGGCGGGTGAGCGCGCCTTCCTCAATATGGCCACCGGCGGCTTCGGTTCCAATGTCACGGCCAATACCTCGGAAGATCTCAAGAAAGTCCTGGGTGGCGCCGCCTATCTGTTGACCGGGCTCAGTCGCTTCTCTGAAGTGCGTGCCGCTGCGGGGCGTTTTCACGGGCCAGACTTTGAGTGGCAGGGCGAATTTCTAGCCCTGGGTATTGGTAATGGCCGTCAGGCCGGCGGCGGGCATCTGCTCTGTCCGGATGCGACCATCGATGATGGCTTGCTGGATGTCTGCATCGTGCCGGCGGCGCAGGATGTGGTGAGTACCCTCGGCACGCTGCTTACGGGCGGCATGCGCGGCCTGCAGAGTGTGGCCATCAGTGCACGGCTGCCCTGGCTGGAGGTCGAGGCACTGGAGGGACTGGATTTGAACCTCGACGGTGAGCCCATGGAAAGCAAGCGTCTGCGCTTCAGCGCACAACCCGGCGCCTTGCGTCTGCATCTGCCCGACCATTCGCCGTTGCTCACTGGTCAGGCGCCTGGGGCTGAGGCATGA